A window of Chitinophagales bacterium contains these coding sequences:
- a CDS encoding thymidine kinase → MFIEPRIHGEKRGWIEVICGSMFSGKTEELIRRLKRARIANQKVEIFKPGIDTRYDEEKIVSHDENAILSTPVDNSQKILLLAQTVDVVGIDEAQFFDPEIAEVCDELAFRGIRVIVAGLDMDYMGKPFGQMPFLMAKADYVTKLHAICMRCGNIASYSYRKIPNDDQVMLGEKDVYEPLCRHCYSLER, encoded by the coding sequence ATGTTTATCGAACCGCGCATTCATGGGGAAAAAAGAGGCTGGATCGAAGTGATCTGCGGGTCGATGTTTTCGGGAAAGACGGAGGAATTGATCCGCCGACTGAAAAGGGCCCGCATCGCCAACCAAAAAGTGGAGATCTTCAAACCCGGGATCGATACCCGGTATGATGAAGAAAAGATCGTTTCGCATGATGAAAATGCCATTCTCTCCACGCCTGTTGACAATTCTCAAAAAATACTCCTACTTGCCCAAACCGTAGATGTGGTGGGTATTGACGAAGCCCAGTTCTTTGATCCCGAGATCGCTGAGGTCTGTGATGAGTTGGCCTTCCGGGGTATCCGGGTGATCGTAGCCGGACTGGACATGGATTATATGGGTAAGCCCTTCGGGCAAATGCCTTTCCTGATGGCCAAGGCGGATTACGTGACGAAACTACATGCTATCTGCATGCGTTGTGGCAATATCGCCAGTTACTCATACCGCAAAATCCCCAACGATGACCAGGTGATGCTGGGTGAAAAGGATGTGTACGAACCCCTTTGCCGTCATTGTTATAGCCTGGAACGCTAA
- a CDS encoding 3-deoxy-D-manno-octulosonic acid transferase, which translates to MSLFFYHIALFLYQAAVRLVAPFNTKARLWVEGRKGIWEKLGKAIGEKDKWIWMHCSSLGEFEQGRPVLEQLRKQYPNHRLLLSFFSPSGYEQRKNYPGADLVTYLPLDGPANARRFLDLVKPEKVFFVKYDYWFYYLKGCHDRQIPLYIFSAIFRPAQPFFKWYGGLHRQMLGFFTRLFVQDKASFDLLEKHIPGLPVSIAGDTRFDRVVEIAEGSVVPAIVQAFSDGHTVLVAGSTWPADEAVLSDALSHFPEIKCVIAPHEISDKHLTELEDLLPSTIRYSRYTEGTSARVLIIDNIGMLSSLYRVATVSYIGGGFGSGIHNTLEAAVYGVPVLFGPNYQRFREAVELVKCGAGFVVKNKEEMKQVLDGLFNDEQARKVAAQQASEYVKMGRGATEGILGGWRSGMADEG; encoded by the coding sequence TTGTCCCTGTTTTTCTACCATATCGCCCTTTTTCTTTACCAGGCCGCTGTCCGTCTGGTAGCGCCCTTTAATACCAAGGCCCGGTTATGGGTGGAAGGCCGAAAAGGCATTTGGGAAAAACTGGGAAAAGCCATTGGAGAGAAGGACAAATGGATATGGATGCATTGCTCCTCCTTGGGAGAATTTGAACAGGGGCGGCCGGTATTGGAGCAACTCAGAAAACAATATCCGAACCATCGCCTCCTGCTAAGTTTCTTCTCTCCTTCCGGGTATGAGCAGCGAAAAAATTATCCCGGGGCAGACCTGGTGACCTATCTCCCGCTTGATGGACCCGCCAATGCCAGGCGATTCCTCGATCTGGTAAAGCCGGAAAAGGTCTTCTTTGTAAAATACGATTACTGGTTTTATTATCTCAAGGGCTGCCATGACCGGCAGATTCCCTTGTATATTTTTTCCGCCATTTTTCGTCCGGCCCAACCATTTTTCAAATGGTATGGCGGTCTTCACCGGCAAATGCTGGGATTTTTCACGCGCCTGTTTGTTCAGGACAAAGCCTCGTTTGATCTGTTGGAAAAACATATCCCGGGATTGCCAGTGTCCATTGCAGGTGATACCCGGTTTGACCGGGTGGTGGAGATCGCAGAAGGATCTGTAGTACCCGCGATCGTTCAGGCTTTTAGTGATGGTCACACCGTGTTGGTAGCCGGAAGTACCTGGCCCGCAGATGAAGCCGTACTGAGTGATGCATTGTCGCATTTCCCGGAAATAAAATGCGTAATCGCCCCGCATGAGATCAGTGATAAACACCTGACCGAATTAGAAGATCTCCTCCCCTCTACCATACGCTATTCGCGGTACACCGAAGGAACTTCAGCCCGGGTACTGATCATTGACAATATTGGCATGTTATCTTCCTTGTACCGGGTGGCCACCGTCAGTTATATCGGTGGGGGATTTGGGAGCGGCATCCACAATACACTGGAAGCAGCGGTGTATGGAGTGCCGGTTTTATTTGGGCCAAATTATCAGCGCTTTCGGGAAGCAGTGGAATTGGTGAAATGCGGGGCAGGATTTGTGGTGAAAAATAAAGAGGAGATGAAGCAAGTGTTGGATGGCTTATTTAATGATGAACAAGCGCGAAAAGTTGCGGCGCAACAGGCTTCGGAGTATGTAAAAATGGGTCGTGGCGCGACGGAGGGGATATTGGGGGGGTGGAGATCAGGGATGGCAGATGAAGGATGA
- a CDS encoding DegT/DnrJ/EryC1/StrS family aminotransferase, with the protein MRPIQMVDLKQQYHKIKSEVDAAVIAVLESSAFINGKPVQDFASQLAAYTGARHVIPCANGTDALQIAMMALDLKPGDEVITPSFTYIATTEVIALLRLTPVFVEVDPKTFCMDPVSLEKAITPRTKAIVPVHLYGHAAPMEEILAIAEKYNLYVIEDNAQAIGGSYTFSHGAVKKTGTIGDIGTTSFFPSKNLGGYGDGGAIFTHDDKLAEQMRMIANHGQSKRYYHDRVGCNSRLDTLQAAILNIKLQHLDEYIQARRAAADWYDKAFAGNPHITVPYRAPWSEHVFHQYTLILDGVDRDGLNRYLAEKSIPSMIYYPVPGHKQKMFDAFHTTGVSLPVTDWLTERVISLPIHTELDEEQLTYITTTVLEYINQNP; encoded by the coding sequence ATGCGCCCGATACAAATGGTCGACCTGAAACAGCAGTACCACAAGATCAAATCTGAAGTGGATGCCGCTGTGATCGCTGTGCTGGAAAGTTCCGCCTTTATCAACGGTAAACCGGTACAGGATTTTGCCAGTCAACTGGCTGCCTACACCGGGGCCAGGCATGTGATTCCCTGCGCCAATGGGACCGATGCCCTCCAGATCGCCATGATGGCGCTTGACCTCAAACCCGGTGACGAGGTCATTACCCCTTCCTTTACTTACATCGCCACAACTGAGGTCATAGCCCTGTTGCGTTTGACACCCGTATTTGTGGAAGTCGACCCCAAGACCTTTTGCATGGATCCCGTTTCGCTGGAAAAGGCGATCACCCCACGCACCAAGGCCATTGTACCCGTTCACCTGTATGGACATGCGGCACCCATGGAAGAGATCCTGGCCATTGCTGAAAAATACAACCTGTATGTGATCGAAGACAATGCCCAGGCCATCGGGGGATCCTATACATTCTCTCATGGAGCGGTTAAAAAAACCGGTACCATCGGAGATATTGGCACCACCTCCTTTTTCCCCTCCAAAAACCTGGGTGGGTATGGAGACGGAGGCGCCATCTTTACCCATGATGATAAGCTTGCCGAACAAATGCGGATGATCGCCAATCATGGGCAGAGTAAACGTTATTATCATGACCGGGTTGGATGTAATAGCCGGCTGGATACGCTGCAAGCCGCCATTTTGAACATCAAATTGCAGCACCTTGACGAGTATATCCAGGCCCGCAGAGCGGCAGCCGATTGGTATGATAAAGCCTTTGCCGGTAATCCCCATATCACGGTGCCTTACCGGGCACCCTGGAGTGAACATGTCTTTCACCAATATACCCTGATCCTGGATGGCGTGGACCGCGATGGATTGAACCGCTACCTTGCGGAAAAGTCCATTCCCTCGATGATCTATTATCCGGTTCCCGGACATAAGCAAAAAATGTTTGATGCGTTCCATACTACAGGGGTGTCTTTGCCCGTTACTGACTGGCTTACGGAGAGGGTCATTTCCTTACCGATACACACCGAACTGGATGAAGAACAACTCACTTATATAACAACCACCGTACTTGAATACATTAACCAAAACCCCTGA
- a CDS encoding UDP-glucose/GDP-mannose dehydrogenase family protein: protein MKIAVVGTGYVGLVTGTCFAETGNTVTCVDIDKAKVEKLSNGQITIYEPGLEKLFIRNLREERLHFTTNLEEGIKDAQIIFLALPTPPGEDGSADLKYILGVAKDLGHILKDYKVIVDKSTVPVGTAEKVHAAIAANCKVEFDVVSNPEFLREGVAVDDFMKPDRVVIGTSSERAKKLMGELYAPFVRQGNPVIYMDERSAELTKYAANSFLATKISFMNEIALLCERLGADVDMVRLGIGTDLRIGKRFLFPGIGYGGSCFPKDVQALVKSSKEVDYDFRILNAVMDVNEKQKLHLMPKVKDYFKGNLKGKHFALWGLAFKPNTDDIREAPALYMIDYLLNEGATVTAFDPEAMKNVKQLLGDKINFAESQYECLDGADGLIIATEWNEFRTPDFLKIVSSLKNKVIFDGRNLFDVTAISQLGFHYESVGRGVSK, encoded by the coding sequence ATGAAAATCGCAGTTGTAGGCACCGGTTATGTCGGACTCGTGACCGGAACATGCTTTGCTGAAACTGGTAACACCGTTACCTGTGTTGACATCGACAAAGCCAAAGTGGAGAAACTTTCCAATGGACAGATCACCATCTATGAACCTGGTCTGGAAAAGCTCTTTATCCGTAACCTTCGTGAAGAACGCCTCCATTTTACCACCAACCTGGAGGAAGGGATCAAAGACGCACAGATCATTTTCCTTGCCCTGCCAACCCCTCCCGGAGAAGATGGCTCGGCCGACCTTAAATATATCTTGGGTGTAGCCAAAGATCTTGGTCATATACTGAAAGATTATAAAGTGATTGTGGACAAGAGCACGGTTCCTGTAGGAACGGCAGAAAAAGTGCATGCCGCGATCGCCGCCAATTGCAAGGTGGAATTTGATGTGGTATCCAACCCCGAGTTCTTACGTGAAGGGGTAGCCGTAGATGATTTCATGAAACCCGACCGTGTTGTGATCGGCACCAGCTCTGAACGGGCGAAAAAACTCATGGGTGAACTCTATGCGCCATTTGTGCGCCAGGGCAACCCCGTGATCTATATGGATGAACGTTCCGCCGAATTGACCAAATATGCCGCCAATTCATTCCTGGCCACCAAGATCTCTTTCATGAACGAGATCGCCCTGCTTTGCGAAAGGCTGGGTGCCGATGTGGACATGGTACGTTTGGGTATTGGTACAGACCTGCGTATCGGAAAACGCTTTCTCTTCCCGGGTATCGGGTATGGGGGTAGCTGTTTCCCTAAAGATGTTCAGGCCCTGGTGAAATCCTCCAAAGAAGTGGATTATGATTTCCGTATCCTGAATGCGGTAATGGATGTGAATGAGAAGCAGAAGCTTCACCTCATGCCAAAAGTAAAAGACTATTTCAAAGGCAATCTGAAAGGCAAACATTTTGCCTTGTGGGGATTGGCCTTCAAACCAAATACAGACGATATTCGCGAGGCTCCGGCTTTATACATGATCGATTACCTCCTCAATGAAGGAGCAACGGTCACTGCCTTTGACCCCGAAGCAATGAAGAATGTGAAGCAATTGCTGGGGGATAAGATCAATTTCGCCGAAAGCCAATATGAGTGTCTCGATGGTGCTGATGGCTTGATCATCGCCACAGAATGGAATGAATTCAGGACCCCTGATTTCCTGAAGATCGTTTCCAGTCTGAAGAACAAAGTGATCTTTGATGGCCGTAACCTCTTTGATGTAACGGCTATTAGTCAACTCGGTTTTCATTATGAGAGTGTGGGAAGAGGCGTATCCAAATAA
- a CDS encoding SDR family oxidoreductase, whose product MERKRVLVTGAAGFLGSHLCDRAIKEGYHVIGMDNLITGDLRNIEHLFKLEQFEFYHHDVTKFIHVPGKLDYILHFASPASPIDYLKIPIQTLKVGAMGTHNCLGLAKAKGARILVASTSEVYGDPLVHPQTEEYWGNVNPVGPRGVYDEAKRYLESITMAYHTFHGVETRIIRIFNTYGPRMRLNDGRALPAFIGQALRGEDLTVFGDGSQTRSFCFVDDLVDGIYKLLMSDYVKPVNIGNPDEISLKDFAEEVLKLTGNKVKIVYKPLPVDDPKQRKPDITKAREILGWSPKVNRSEGLKLTYDYFKSLPPEEWAKQPKEFTSSK is encoded by the coding sequence ATGGAAAGAAAAAGGGTATTAGTGACCGGCGCTGCCGGATTCCTCGGATCGCACCTTTGTGACCGCGCTATCAAAGAAGGCTATCATGTCATTGGCATGGATAACCTGATCACCGGTGATCTCCGGAATATAGAACACCTGTTTAAACTGGAGCAGTTTGAGTTTTACCATCATGATGTAACCAAATTCATTCATGTCCCCGGTAAACTCGATTATATCCTGCACTTTGCTTCACCCGCCAGTCCCATAGATTATTTAAAGATCCCCATCCAAACCCTGAAGGTTGGCGCCATGGGTACCCATAACTGTCTCGGTCTGGCAAAAGCCAAGGGCGCACGAATCCTGGTAGCCTCTACCAGTGAGGTATATGGCGACCCCCTGGTACACCCGCAAACCGAAGAGTATTGGGGTAATGTGAACCCTGTTGGCCCCAGAGGGGTGTACGATGAGGCCAAGCGTTATCTCGAATCGATCACCATGGCCTATCACACATTTCATGGGGTGGAGACCCGGATCATCCGGATCTTTAATACCTATGGACCCAGGATGCGGTTGAATGATGGTCGTGCGTTGCCTGCTTTTATCGGACAGGCCCTGCGTGGAGAAGACCTCACCGTTTTTGGTGATGGATCACAAACCCGTAGTTTCTGTTTTGTGGATGATCTCGTGGACGGAATTTACAAACTCCTGATGAGTGATTACGTGAAACCCGTGAACATTGGGAACCCTGATGAGATATCCCTGAAGGATTTTGCAGAGGAAGTACTGAAGCTTACCGGAAACAAAGTGAAGATCGTATATAAACCATTGCCGGTGGACGATCCCAAGCAGCGTAAACCCGATATCACCAAGGCCAGAGAGATACTCGGATGGTCACCCAAGGTCAATCGTTCCGAAGGATTGAAACTGACCTATGATTATTTCAAATCACTCCCACCCGAAGAGTGGGCCAAACAACCCAAAGAATTTACCAGTTCCAAATAG
- a CDS encoding nucleotide sugar dehydrogenase — protein MYQELLDKKNKLAVIGLGYVGLPIALAFARRISVIGFDINPSRIDLMKKGIDPSNELSPEEFDGCDIQFTNNLDDLREARFFVVAVPTPVDEHNVPDLTPVKKASETIGKVLKKGDYVVFESTVYPGCTEEDCLPVITKLSGLEMGKDFKLGYSPERINPGDKQHTLANVVKVVSGCDKESLDEIAKVYELVVKAGVHRASSIKVAEAAKIIENTQRDLNIALMNELSIIFDKMGINTYEVLEAAGTKWNFLKFYPGLVGGHCIGVDPYYLTYKSSELGFNSRVILAGRHTNDGMSVYVARKVVRHIIEHVNDVKSARVLVMGATFKENVSDIRNSKVADVVKELQSFFVNVDVHDPHASSDELLHEYGFGLADKKGNDYDAVIVAVSHSEYSDYDDAYFASITKPHAVIYDLKGNYRNKISSRPYRSL, from the coding sequence ATGTATCAGGAGTTACTCGACAAAAAGAATAAACTGGCCGTGATCGGATTGGGCTATGTCGGCCTGCCGATCGCTTTGGCCTTTGCCCGTCGTATTTCTGTAATCGGATTTGACATCAACCCTTCCCGCATCGACCTGATGAAAAAAGGGATCGACCCTTCCAATGAATTAAGTCCGGAGGAATTTGACGGATGTGATATTCAATTTACCAATAATCTGGATGATCTGCGTGAAGCCAGGTTCTTTGTTGTGGCCGTACCAACCCCTGTTGACGAACACAATGTACCTGACCTGACACCAGTAAAAAAAGCCTCTGAAACCATTGGCAAGGTGTTAAAGAAGGGTGATTATGTCGTTTTTGAATCCACTGTTTACCCCGGTTGTACAGAGGAGGATTGCCTGCCGGTGATCACCAAACTCTCGGGTCTTGAAATGGGTAAGGATTTCAAACTTGGTTATTCCCCCGAGCGGATCAACCCGGGTGATAAACAGCATACCCTGGCCAATGTGGTAAAAGTAGTGTCGGGTTGCGATAAGGAATCGCTGGATGAGATCGCTAAAGTATATGAGTTGGTTGTAAAGGCAGGGGTACACCGTGCCTCTTCGATCAAGGTGGCCGAAGCCGCCAAGATCATTGAGAATACCCAGCGCGACCTCAACATCGCCCTGATGAATGAACTCTCCATCATTTTTGATAAAATGGGGATCAATACTTACGAAGTACTCGAAGCAGCCGGCACCAAGTGGAACTTCCTGAAGTTCTATCCGGGACTGGTTGGTGGCCATTGTATCGGGGTGGATCCTTATTATCTTACCTATAAATCATCGGAACTCGGGTTCAATTCCCGGGTCATTCTGGCCGGGCGTCATACCAATGATGGCATGAGTGTCTACGTAGCACGGAAAGTGGTTCGTCATATCATTGAACATGTCAATGATGTAAAATCTGCCCGTGTATTGGTCATGGGCGCAACGTTTAAAGAGAATGTAAGCGATATACGGAATTCCAAGGTGGCTGATGTGGTTAAAGAACTGCAGTCATTTTTTGTGAATGTGGATGTTCATGATCCCCATGCTTCTTCCGACGAACTGCTGCATGAATACGGATTCGGGTTGGCCGATAAAAAAGGAAATGATTATGATGCGGTGATCGTGGCTGTTTCCCATTCCGAGTATTCCGATTATGATGATGCTTACTTTGCTTCGATCACCAAACCCCATGCGGTCATTTATGACCTGAAGGGAAATTATCGCAATAAAATCAGCAGCCGCCCATACCGGAGTTTATAA
- the rfbC gene encoding dTDP-4-dehydrorhamnose 3,5-epimerase: MPFVKTDFEGLILFEPEVMQDSRGWFFESYNQRKFRMAGIFNRFVQDNQSFSRYGVIRGLHYQLPPFAQAKLVKVIRGVIYDVVVDIRKGSPTYQQVYAIELSADNRRQLFIPAGFAHGFSVLSEEAEVMYKCDHFYNKRSEAGILYNDPALGIDWKIPAGKEIISDKDKQLPTFAVCRNEFQF, encoded by the coding sequence ATGCCATTTGTAAAAACGGATTTTGAAGGATTGATCTTATTTGAACCGGAAGTCATGCAAGACAGCCGGGGCTGGTTCTTTGAGTCCTATAATCAACGAAAATTCCGTATGGCCGGTATATTCAACCGGTTTGTACAGGATAACCAATCCTTTTCCCGTTACGGGGTGATCCGCGGGCTGCATTATCAACTTCCTCCTTTTGCCCAGGCCAAATTGGTCAAGGTGATTCGCGGTGTTATTTATGATGTTGTGGTTGACATTCGGAAAGGTTCACCTACCTATCAACAGGTTTATGCCATTGAGTTGAGTGCCGACAATCGAAGGCAATTGTTCATTCCGGCCGGTTTTGCCCATGGCTTCTCTGTATTAAGTGAAGAAGCAGAGGTAATGTATAAATGTGACCATTTTTACAATAAACGGTCCGAAGCTGGTATTCTTTACAATGACCCAGCCCTGGGCATTGACTGGAAGATCCCCGCAGGAAAGGAGATCATTTCGGATAAAGACAAACAATTGCCGACCTTTGCGGTGTGCCGGAATGAGTTTCAATTTTAA
- the rfbD gene encoding dTDP-4-dehydrorhamnose reductase, translating into MSSLPHILVTGANGQLGKELRAIATSFPDFEFVFLSREDLPIHHFPLVRNFFHTLKPAYCINAAAYTAVDRAEQEKELAFQVNAEAVGVLAEVCREYSTHFIHISTDYVFNGKGNSPYLPDDPNDPQSVYGASKQKGEELAIKNNPDSIILRTSWVYSEFGKNFVKTMIQLMKERESISVVSDQIGSPTYAADLAEAMLNIIRQTERNKKNWHPGIYHFSNEGVLSWYDFAVAIRDHIGSNCKVQPIPTSAYPTPAARPAYSVLDKTSFVKGFGISLKPWKESLKQCLNNITAKG; encoded by the coding sequence ATGTCAAGCCTCCCCCACATACTAGTGACCGGGGCCAATGGCCAATTGGGTAAGGAATTACGGGCGATCGCCACTTCTTTTCCTGACTTTGAATTTGTATTTCTCTCCCGGGAGGATCTGCCCATTCATCATTTTCCCCTGGTTCGAAATTTCTTTCATACCCTTAAGCCCGCCTATTGCATTAATGCCGCTGCTTATACGGCCGTTGACCGTGCGGAGCAGGAAAAGGAACTGGCCTTTCAGGTCAATGCCGAAGCGGTAGGCGTATTAGCAGAGGTTTGCCGGGAATATAGCACCCACTTTATCCATATTTCCACGGATTATGTTTTCAATGGGAAAGGCAATAGCCCCTATCTTCCGGATGACCCCAACGATCCGCAAAGTGTATACGGTGCTTCCAAACAAAAAGGGGAGGAGCTGGCCATAAAAAATAATCCGGACTCCATCATTCTTCGGACCTCCTGGGTCTATTCTGAGTTTGGGAAGAATTTTGTTAAGACGATGATCCAACTCATGAAAGAACGGGAATCCATCTCTGTAGTGAGTGATCAAATTGGTTCACCTACCTATGCCGCTGATCTGGCGGAAGCCATGTTGAACATCATTCGGCAGACCGAAAGGAATAAAAAAAATTGGCACCCCGGTATTTATCATTTCAGTAATGAAGGCGTGCTCAGTTGGTATGATTTTGCCGTGGCGATACGCGATCATATTGGAAGCAACTGTAAGGTACAGCCTATACCTACCTCTGCCTATCCAACTCCTGCGGCAAGACCCGCCTATTCCGTACTGGATAAAACCTCTTTTGTGAAAGGGTTTGGAATTTCTTTAAAGCCCTGGAAGGAGAGTTTGAAGCAATGTTTGAATAATATAACAGCTAAAGGCTAA